The genomic region CGGAATAAACCCATGCGCATTCTCCACATAGAAACCGCCACCGGCGTATGCTCCGCAGCCCTTTCTGATGGCGAAAAGCTGCTGGCCGAACGTACGGTGAACGAAGCGAACGTGCATGCCGAGCGGCTTACTGTATTTTGCGAAGAAATTATGCAGGAAGCCGGTCTTGCTTTTTCACAACTGGATGCGGTGTGTGTGAGCAAGGGGCCTGGTTCGTACACCGGGTTGCGCATTGGCGTATCAGCCGCAAAAGGTTTTTGTTATGCACTAAACATTCCGCTGCTGGCGGTGAATACGCTTGAAGCACTGGCGCATGGCATGCAGGCCGGGGCTGCGCCGGGCACCTTGCTTTGTCCGATGCTGGATGCGCGGCGTATGGAAGTATATCATGCCATTTACAACTACGATTTACAGGAAGTGCAGCCCACGGCGCCGCTGGTGGTGGATGCCGGCAGTTTTACGGCTGTGCTGGAAAAGCAAACCGTACTTTTTGCCGGTGATGGTATGCCCAAATGCAGGCCGCTGCTGGAGCCGTTTGCCAATGCACAATTCAGCAATGTGCTGCCTGCTGCCCGGCATTTGATTGCCCCCGCACTGAAAAAGCTGGCGGCAGGCGAGGTGGAAGATATTGCGTGGTTTGAGCCTTTTTACCTGAAAACGTTCCAGCCCGGGCCGGTGCGTTCGGGGGGCGGGGGTGCGCAGGTTGTTTGAAACACCTGACGGTTTGAATTTCCAGCCGGGATTGCTCCCGCAGAAATTGCGGGAGGAAAGCGCGCAGGATACAGGATGTTTTTTGTAGAAATTACCGAGCACTTGGAGCGCAAAGCCCGAGCCTAGCGGTTTTTAGATTGCACAACTGATTCGCTCCAGATTATTTTTTGTACTTGAGCTAAATAGGCGAAGGATTACTTTTTGTAAAACGTCTCACCAGTGAGACGAACATTTAATTACCTTTTTACTCCCAAACCACACTGCGCCGCTTTGAATCTGGAAGAGCTTTACGGAGCCTATAAAAACATGGTGTACAACCTGGCGCTTCACTATGTACAAAACGTGGAGGATGCAGAGGAAATTACACAGGATGTGTT from Bacteroidota bacterium harbors:
- the tsaB gene encoding tRNA (adenosine(37)-N6)-threonylcarbamoyltransferase complex dimerization subunit type 1 TsaB, which translates into the protein MRILHIETATGVCSAALSDGEKLLAERTVNEANVHAERLTVFCEEIMQEAGLAFSQLDAVCVSKGPGSYTGLRIGVSAAKGFCYALNIPLLAVNTLEALAHGMQAGAAPGTLLCPMLDARRMEVYHAIYNYDLQEVQPTAPLVVDAGSFTAVLEKQTVLFAGDGMPKCRPLLEPFANAQFSNVLPAARHLIAPALKKLAAGEVEDIAWFEPFYLKTFQPGPVRSGGGGAQVV